ATCGAGGTCGGCCGAACCACCCACCAGCAGCGGGAAGCGGTCGGTGATGGCGTTCAGGGCCGCGCCCCAGGCGGAGCGGGTGGCCACGGACTTGGCCGGATCAAAGGTCGGCCAGGCAAAGCTGCGGTTGCCCGGAGCGCGTTTGGCCTGCCGCCACAGATCCTCGAAGGCGGCATCGGAGGCGAGCTTGGCCTCCAGGGCCTTGTTCCAGGCCTGACGCGCGGCGGTCAGTTCGGGATAGCGGGCGCGGAAGTGCTGGCCGACTTCGGGGGGCAGATAAAATGCTTTGTCTTCAGGCAGGCCCAGCAGTTTTTTCGTGGCTTTGATCTCGTTTTCGGAAAACGGCGCACCGTGGGAAGCAGAGTCGCCTTCCATGGTGCAGGCGCCTTTGGCGATGGTGGTGTGGCCGATGATCATGGACGGCCGGTTGGTTTCGGCCCGGGCGGCGTCCAGGGCGGCGTGGATGGCGTCGTGATCGTGGCCTTCGATCTCGACCACATGCCAGCCCATGGACTCGAAGAGTTTTGTATAGTCGGTGTGGTCGCAGATGGCCACGGGACCGGAAAGCTGAATCTGGTTCTTGTCCAAAAGGACGATGAGCCGGCCCAGGCCCCAGAGACCGGCCAGGGCGGCGGAACCCTGGAACACCGGGGTCTGGACGTCGCCGTCCGAGGACAGGACATAGGTGTAGTGGCCGGCAATGTCGTCGCCCAGGCGTTCGCGCAGCATGGCTTCGGCCACGCCCATGCCGACGGCCATGGAAAAACCCTGGCCCAAGGGGCCGGTCGTGCACTCGACGCCCGGGGTTTCGTAATTTTCCGGATGCCCCGGGGTCTTGCTGCCGAACTGACGGAAATGCTGCAGGTCTTCCATGGTGAGCAGACCGCGCAGATGGAGCAGGGTGTAGAGCAGCATGGACTCGTGGCCGGCGGACAGGACGAAGCGGTCGCGGGCGAACCACTGGGGATCGGCTGGATCAAAGCGCAGATAGTCTTTGAAAAGCACATACGCCATATCGGCCGAAGACATGGCTCCTCCCGGATGGCCGGAGTTGGCCTTGTGGGTGGCGTCCATGATGAGGCCTTTGATGGTGTTGACGGCCTTGGCGTCGATGGCGGTGGTGGTCATGGAGGGTATCCTCACAGGGAGCAGGTTGATGGTTCAGGCATCCAGGGCCGGGCAGCACGTTTCAATCATATCGACGCGGCGTTGATGTCGGCCGCCCTCGAAGGCCGTATCCAGAAAGACGTCGGCGATGGAGGCAGCCAGTCCCTGGCCGATGACGCGTTCGCCCAGGCACAGGACATTGGCGTCGTTGTGCAGGCGGGTCATACGGGCCAGATACTCGTTCACGCACAGGGCGGCCCGGATGCCGGGAATGCGGTTGGCTGCCATGGACATGCCAATGCCGGTGCCGCACACTAAAATACCGGCGCTGCCGGGAGTTTCGAGCACCTTGGCGCAGACCGCCTTGGCGAAATCGGGATAATCAACGCTTTTGGCCTCGCTTGGGCCAAGATCGACAACAGTATGGCCGGCGGCGGCAACATGGGCGGCAAGGCCGGCCTTGAGTTCCAGGCCGGCGTGGTCGGAACCGATGAAAATGGTTTTGGGCATGGTCGTCATGGCTGTGCAATCCGGTCGCCGGGGGGGCGGTTTAGAGGTCAGGCAAGAGATTCCCGTCCCCGGCTGCATCAAGGGGGCGCACAGCAACATTGGGCGGGACAGGCAGTTCCAGATCGGCCCCCGGGTAGGGGGTCGGGCGCGGCTGGATGGTTTTGACGCGAAGGGTCAGGGTCGCACCGCCCGGCGTCGTCAGCACAAGCCGTCTGGCGACAATCAAGGCCAGACCGGGCACGGCTTCGTCGTCTTCAAAGGCGACCTGCCAGGGCTCAATGCCACGGCCGGTCAGATGTCGCGGTTTTCCCTGGAAGTCAAGGGTGAGGCTGGACAGACGCGGATCGTTGGAAAAAGCGTACTCATAGCCGTCAGCAACCTTTTTCGACGCGGCGTAGCGGCCCGGGGCCAGTTCGCCCAGGCGTCCCGAGAGGATGGCGGCCAGTTCGCGCAGGGTAAAGGGCAGGGGCATGCCCAGGCGCGAGGCTCCGGCCCGGGTGTCGGCATGGGTATAGACCGTGTCGCGGCCTGGGACAAAGGCGGTGAATTCACCGCCGGTTTCGCGCAGATGGGCATAGGCCCCGCCCAGAGGCGTGGTCAGATCCAGACGCACGGGGTTGGCGTAGTTGCCGAAGAAGCGGTAGTTTAAGCGGCCGCTTTTGCCGCCTCGGGCAAAACTCAGAGAGCCGGACAGGGAAAAGGCCTGGGTCGGCTCAAGGTGGGCCTGGGCGTCCAGAAACGTCTGATAGACGGTCTTGGCCTCGTCGGCAACCGGCGGCGCGGTCGGCTTAATGCCGGCGCAGCCGGAAACCCACGCCGCGAGGACGGCCAGCAGGAGAAGGCGCAGCAGGACCGGGCACGACATGTTACAGGGCCTCCAGTTTCTTTTTTACGGCGCCCGGCGTTTCGGAACCCAGCTCCAAGGCGCTGCGGTAGGCTTTCTGGGCTGTGGCCTTATGGCCGGCGGCTGCAGCGATATCGCCGTAATGTTCCCAGATGATGGCGTCTTTAACCTTGTGCGCAATGGCTTTTTCAATAGTGGCCAGGGCTTCATCCATGCGTTTAAGCCGGTAGAGCGCCCAGGCCTTGGAGTCGAGGAAAAAAGGATTGTCCGGCTCTTTTTCCAGAGCCTTGTCGATCATGGTGAGCGCACGGTCAAGGTCCTGACCTTCCTCAGCCAGGGAATAGCCAAGATAATTGAGGGCATCGGGATGGCCGGCGTCTTTGGCCACGATGCGCTCCATGACGGCTTTGGCCTCGGCCCGTCGCTTGAGCTTCTCCAGGACCACGCCGTATCGGTAGAGCAGATCGAGGTCGTCGGGCCAGGTGACCAGGGCTTCTTCCAGCGTCTTGGCCGCACCGGCACTGTCGCCGGACTTGTCCTTTAGGGCGGCTTCCATGCCGGCGAACTCGCGGCGGTCCGGGAAGCGTTCCCGGGCTTCGCGCACGAGTGTCCGGGCTGTTGGCAGATCGCCGATATCCGAGGCAATCTGGATACGAAAAGTGAGGCTTTTGTCGTAGTTGGGATTATCCGGCGCAACCTGGGCCAGAACATTCATGGCTGCTTTGGGGTTCTTGTCCCCTTCATAGGCCAGCACGGCCTTGTAAAAGGGCAGGTCGGGGCTACTCGGCTCGGCGGCCTGAAGCAGGTCGAGGACTTGCTTGGCCTGCTTGGGATAGCCGGCCTCGACCAGGGCGGACATGGCGTCGAGGTACTGGGATTTGCCGGTTTGCCCGTCCTTGAGCAGGGCAATGGCCTTAGTCGGATTCTTTTGCAGGATGGCCAGCCGCACGAGCTTGGCCCGAACTTCCGGGGACTCCTCGCCCAGGGTCAGCATCCGCTGGTAGGCTTCCTGTGCCCCTTTGAGGTCGCCTTCGGTCTCAAGCAGGCCGGCCAGCTCGGCCCAGGCTACCATGAGTCCGGCATCCTGGGCCACAGCGGCCCGCAGATACCGGATGGCTTCCTTGTTATGCCCGGCTCCGTTGGCAGCCTTGGCCATGAGATAGGAAACCGTGGCATCGCGGTTGGCCTCGGGAATGCGCCCCAGCAGTTCGGCAGCCTCTTTGTGACGACCGGAATCGATACAAAGCGAGGCCAGTTCCTGGATGGCGGACTCGTCTGCGGCGTGACTGGCCAGGAACGTCTCCAGCACCTTGATCGCCTGGTCATTGAGGCGTCGCATCTGATAGGCGTTGGCCAGATAAAAGACGATCTGGCGGCTGCCGGGAAAGGCTTTTCGGGCATTTTCCAGGGTTTCGGTGGCTTTCTCGCGGTCGTTTTGGCCCCAGTAGAGGTTGGCCAGTTCCACGGCGAGATCCGGGGACGGGTGGGACGCGGCCAGTCCTGCCAGGATTACGGCAGCCTCTTCCTTGCGGTCTTGGCGCAGGAGATCCTGGTAGACCAGGAACTGGTAGCTAACCTCAGCCGCCTGGGACAGGCCGCGCGCCGCATAGGCGTTGCGAGCCAGCCGGCTTGAGGCGCAGGAATTGGACAACAGGCAGGGCAAAAGGGCCAGTACCAGGAAAAGCGGCAATCGCGCCGGGGAAAAACGCTTGTGTACTTCAGACATGGCCGGCATCCGTTGCGGCGGGGCGGACGCCTGGCTCCGGTTGACAGCCGGGAGCAGATCGTCCGACAGACGCGCCGCTATTCGTCCTTATGGATCCAATCCGAGGAAAAGTCCTCGATGCGCTTGGACAGATGGTCCTTGAGCTTTTCCAGGAGCCGGGATTCTATCTGGCGCACCCGTTCCCGGGTGATGCCGTATTTGGCTCCGATTTCCCGCAGGGTCACCGGGGAATCGGAGAGAATGCGGTTATCAAGAAGTTCAATTTCTTTTTCGTTGAGCTTGGGGCGGATGCTTTGGATATGCTTTTCAAGTTGTTGGGAAATCTCGTCGCCGGCCAGGATTTCCTCGATGCCGGGCGTCAACGCCGGGAGAAAATCCAGCCGGGTGGTGGTGGTATCATCGCCCAGAGACACATCCAGGGACAGGTCGTTGCCGCTTAGGCGCTGGTCCATCTCCACAATGTCGGATTCGGTCACGTTCAAGGCCAGGGACAGCTGGGAGGCGCTGGGATCAAAGCCCAGGCTTTGCAGCCGCTGGCGCTCTTTATTGAGGTTGTAAAAGAGTTTGCGCTGGGCCTGGGTGGTCCCGATTTTGACCATGCGCCAGTTGTCCATGATATATTTGAGGATATAGGCCTTGATCCAGTACGCGGCATAGTAAGAGAACTTGATACCTTTGTCGGGATCGAACTTGGTCACAGCCCGCATGAGGCCGACATTGCCTTCCTGGATGAGGTCCAAAACATTTTGCATCCAGCGGCGCTGGAAATCCATGGCGATTTTAACCACCAGGCGCAGATGGGAGGAGATGAGGCGGAAAGCGGCTTTCTGGTCGCCCGCATCGCGTACGCGCCGGGCCAGTTCCTGTTCCTCCTCGGGCTTTAACATGGGAAACTTGCCGATTTCGCGCAGGTAGAGGTGCAGCGGATCGCGCGTGGAGAGCGAGCCTTCGGACCGGGTGCGCGGCGTGGGCAACTGGAAATCGTCGATGGAATCCGGGTCGAGGGGAAGTTCGTCGTCGGCGTCAGCGCTGTCGAGGACTTCGGGTTCGACGGGGTCCAGGTCCGTATCTTCCGGGGAAATGTCTTGATCGTCTTGGAGTTCCATCAGATAGTGACCGGGTTTTAAGGGTGCGGCCGCACCGCTTGGGTTGGCCCGGGCAGACTGCCCGAGGCTGCAAAGGCGCTGTCTCGCATGACTACCACACTCTGTAAAGTTTTGGTTTGTCCTTTTCAATGTTTTTCAGTAGACCGACCGCGTTTCGGATGCGGCGCGAGACTGCGGATGAGCATAAGGAGGCTGCGTGGGCGATTTCAGAAAGGCGCTTGGCGATGATGGGCTGCTCATTTTCGATGGGGCCATGGGCACCCTGCTCCAGGGGCGGGGGCTTTCTCCCGGACAGTCTCCGGAACTCTTCGGTCTGGCCCACCCCGAGGCCATCATGGCCACCCATCGGGAATATGTCCAGGCCGGCTCCAGAGTCATCACCTCCAATACCTTCGGCGGCAGCCGCTATAAGTTGCCGGCCGGAACGGATGTCGTCGCGCTGAACCGCGAAATGGCCCGGGCGGCCAGACAGGCCGCCGGTCCGGGCGTATTCGTGGCCGGCTCAGTCGGTCCGACCGGGCATTTTGTCGCGCCGCTTGGCAAAGCCTCCCTGCGCGATCTCGTGGACGCTTTCGCCGAACAGATCCGGGGGCTGGCCGAGGGCGGCTGCGACCTGATCATCGGCGAAACCCATTTCGATCTGGCCGAGGCCAAGGCCGTCATCCTGGCCTGCCGGCAGGTGTGTTCCCTGCCTGTGGCCATGTGCATGACCTTTGAGGGCGCGGCCAGCCTGACCGGGTCGAGCCCCGAGGTTTTTGCCGACGCCATGGAGAATCTCGGCGTCGATCTGATCGGCGTCAACTGCGGCCAGGGACCGGACGACATGCGTCTGGTCGGCGAGGCCTTTTCCCGCCGCCTGACCACGCCTTTTTTCGTCAAGCCCAACGCCGGGATGCCGCGCCTGGAAAACGGCTGCACCGTTTTTCCCATGGGGCCGGAGGAATTCGCCCAAAAAACCGCCCGGTTCGCCGACCTCGGGGCCAAGGCCCTGTCTGGTTGCTGCGGCACCACCCCGGCCCATATCGCCGCCCTGGCCGGGAGTCTGGCCGGGCGCAGCTGGAAACGCGCGGACACGCCCGACCGCCCGGTGCTGGCCATCACCTCGCGCTCCCTGACCGTGCCGGTCGGAGGGGGCAGTCCCTTGGCCCTTATTGGCGAGCGCATCAATCCCACCGGCAAACCCGAGCTGGCCGCCGAGCTGGTGGCCGGGGAATACGCCAAGGCGCTGGCCTTTGCCGAGGAGCAGACAACTGCCGGAGCCCATGTCCTTGACGTCAACGTCGGCGCGCCCATGGTCGACGAGGTGGCTGTGCTGCCTGGGCTGGCCCTGGAGTTGGTCAAACGCCAGCAACTGCCGCTGTGCCTGGATTCCAACAACGCCGATGCCCTGACTGCGGGCCTGTGGGCTTATCCGGGCACGCCGCTGGTCAATTCCATCAGCGGCGAACCCGGACGCATGGAACGGCTTGGGCCGGTCTGCCGCGATCACGGTGCGCCGTTTATCCTGCTGCCGCTTAAAGGCCGGAAGCTCCCGGTCACCGCGGCCGAACGTCTGGCCATTATTGAGGAACTGCTCGCCCAGGCCGATTCCCTGGGCATTCCGCGTCGCCTCATCCTGGTCGATGCCCTGGCCCTTACGGTGTCCTCCAAGCCTGAGGCTGCGGTGGCCTGCCTGGAGACCATCCGCTACTGCCGCGAGAAATGGGGCCTGCCGACCGTCCTTGGCCTGTCCAATATTTCCTTTGGGCTGCCGGCCCGGGAACTGGTCAACAGCGCCTTTTTCGCCATGTGCCTGGGAGCCGGCATGGCGGCGGCCATCGCCAACCCCAATGTGCCCCGGCTCATGGAAACGCTGACGGCCGGCGAGGTGCTCCTGGGCCGCGATCCCCAGGCCGGGCGGTTTATCGGCCGCTATGCCGGCTGGAAACCGAACCAGGGCGGCGGAGGGGCGACGGCGGCCGCGGCCGGAGCCTCTGACGACGGGGAAAGTCCGCTGCGCCGGGCCGTGGTGCACGGCCGCCGGGAAGAGGTGCTCGCGCTGGTGGAAACGGCCCTGGCCGAGGGCCGGGACCCGGCCAAACTCTTAAGCGACGAGCTGATTCCGGGCATCATGAGCGTTGGGGAGCGCTACGAGCGCAAGGAATTTTTCCTGCCCCAGCTTTTGGCAGCGGCCGAGGCCATGCGGGCGGGATTTTCCCGGCTCGAACCGCTGCTGGTGGAAACAGCCGGAGCGGCCAAGGCGCGCATCGTCATGGCCACGGTCGAGGGCGATATCCACGACATTGGCAAAAATATTGTGTGCCTGATGCTGAAAAACCACGGCTTCGAGGTCATAGACCTCGGCAAGGACGTGTCGGCCGAGCGGATCGTGGATGCGGCCAGCCAGCACGGCGCTGCGGTCATCGGCCTGTCCGCCCTTATGACCACCACCATGGTGCGCATGGAAGACACGGTGCGTCTGGTGCGGGAGCGGGGCCTTGCCGCCCGGATCATGGTGGGCGGGGCAGTGGTCACTGAGGCCTTTGCCAAATCCATAGGAGCCGACGCCTATGCCGCCGACGCCGTGGATGCCGTGCGTCAGGCCAAACTGCTGGCCGGCGGCGTCTAGGAAAAAACCGCTGGCGCGCCCCGCCGTCTTTGGAGTAAAAAATAACTGGCGGCTATGCCGCTCAATCGTTTTCGTGGAGGACGCCGTTGCGTATTCGCCCCCTCATCCTCACTTTGCTGCTCCTGCTTGCGCCTGCGACCCTGGCCTGTGCCCAGGACGCCGGCACAATAAACGGCCAGGGCGTTCTTGACGCCGTGGTCGCTGCCCAAGGCAAGGTGGTGGTTATTGATTTTTTTGCTTCCTGGTGCAAACCTTGTCTGATGGAGATTCCGGACTTCATTGAAGCCAGGAAGCATTATCCCGCCGACCAGGTCGTCTTTATCGGCATCTCCCTGGATCAGGACCAGGGACAGTATTTCCGCTTTGTCAAACAGACCCCATTTAATTTTCCGGTGCATCTGGCCGATCCCGACATCATCAACACCTTTGGCGTCACAATGATCCCCAAAACCATCATCTATGACCCGACCGGGCAGCAAGCCCTCAATCATGCCGGGTTCATGCCTGGCGAGATGTTGCGTCAAGTACTCGACAAACTGCTGGCCGGCGGCGGGAAATGAGCGAGTATTTCATTCGCAAGGCGAGGATTCAGGACGTCAAACCGATCCACGCACTGCTCATGAGCTGCGCCCGCAAGGAATTCCTGTTGCCGCGTTCCTTTAACCAGCTCTACAGCCATCTGCGGGATTTTTTTGTCCTGGCCGAGCACGACGTGCCCGGTATTCGCGGCTGTTGCGCCCTGTCCATCTGCTGGGACGACATCGCTGAAATCCGTTCCCTGGCGGTGGACGAGAACATCCAGAAGCAGGGGTGGGGCGGCAAGCTCGTGGAAGCCTGCCTGTCCGACGCTGTGACTCTTGGCATTTTCCGGGTTTTCACCCTGACCTACCGGCCGCACTTTTTTGAGCGTCTCGGTTTTGTGCCGGTGGAGAAGGAGCAGCTGCCCCAGAAGGTCTGGGCCGACTGTATCCATTGCCCCAAGTTTCCAGAGTGCGACGAGAACGCACTGCTCATGGAAATGTAGGGCGTTTGACGACTTCAGAACAAACAGCGCGGGGAAGAATGTCGGAGACGTTGCGGGAAGTGATTAGCGAGGCGGCGATTGCCGCCCGCGTGGCCGAACTGGGACGGGAGGTGTCGGCGCACTATGCCGGCCTGGATGTGGTCATGGTGGGCGTGCTCAAGGGTGCGCTGCCGTTTATGGCCGATCTGCTGCGGGCGCTCGATTTCTGCCCGGACCTGGATTTCGTGCGGGTGGCCAGCTACGGCGCCGGCGTGGCTCCCGGCGAGCTGCGTTTTCTCATGGATCTGGAGTCGGACATCAGCGGCCGCCACGTGCTCTTGGTTGAGGACATTGTGGACACTGGCCGCTCCTTGGCCTATCTCTCCAATATGCTTGAGAAGCGAAATCCGGCCAGTGTCAAGGTCTGTACGCTTCTGGACAAACCGTACCGGCGCGAGGCGGCGGTGACGGTGGATTTTGTCGGATTTTCCGCCCCGCCCGTGTTCCTGGTGGGCTACGGCATGGACATCGGGGAGCGGTTGCGGCGGCTTCGCGGCGTGTACGAATTGATCCGGTAGCAAATGGCCTTGTAATTGCATAGGTTGGCCAAAAACCGCAACCGGCGTGGGAAAAAACACCATGATTGTACAATGCCCGAAATGCCAGGCCAAGTTTGCGCTTCCTGACGACAAGATCGGCTCGTCCGGAGCCAAACTGCGTTGCGGCAAATGCCGCAATGTCTTTCACGTCGATCCGCCGGATCTGCCCGATGCCGGCGGTCTGACGGATTTTGATTTTCCCGACGATCTGGCCCCCACGCCCCCCAGGGCTGGCGGGGCCGGCGCAGCCGACCGTCCCGGCCCGGCCATGCCCGATGACGACATCCCGGCCGGGCTGTTTCATTCCGAATCCTATGACGGCGGGCCAGCCCCCAAAAAGGGGCGTGAACCTGAGCCGGACCTGGAGGACGATTTCCCGGGCGGTCCGGTCAAACCGGGATTCAGCCTTGACGATGTGGCTGATCTGCCCTTGCCGGGCAGCCGACCGTCAAAAGAACGACGCAAACGCGTGCTGATCCTTGGCAGCGTGCTGGTTGTCCTGGTGGCTGCGACTCTGGCTGCCGTGTATTTCCTGGATCTGTGGCCCGGCAAAAAAGCCGCCAAGAACGCTGCCGAGCCGCCGGCTGCCGAGACAGCTGCCCCGGCGGCTGATGCGGCCAAGCCGGCCGTCGACAAGCCGGCCGCCCCGACCGCCCCTGGCGCACCGGCCGCCCAGAAGCCTGAGGAGACGGCCAAGGTCAAGGACATCATGCTGCAAAACGTGCGGCAATATTACGTGTCCAACGAAAAGGCCGGCCAACTCTTTGTCATCGAAGGCAAGGCCGTCAACAATTTCAAGTCGCCCAAGGAAATGATCAAGCTTGAGGCCAGCCTGTTTGACGAGAAGGGCGGGACGATCATTGCCAAGGAAGAACTGGCCGGCAACACGGTTTCGCTTTTTCAACTGCAGGTCATGACTCGCGACGAGCTGAAAAACGCCCTGGCTTCCCAGGTCGGCGTGCTCACCAACAACACCAATATCGCACCAGCCGGCGAAGTGCCCTTCATGATGGTCTTTTTCGATCCTCCTGAGACCGTCAAGGAGTTCGGAGTCAAGGTCGTTGACGCCAAGGACCCGCCCCGGCAGTAGCATGGCGGTCAAACCGAAGCGGGTTTTCGTCTGCAGTGATTGCGGCGGCACGGCGCCCACCTGGCGCGGCCAATGCCCCCGGTGCGGAGCCTGGAACACCCTGGTGGAAAAGATCAGGCCTGCCCACACCTCCGGCCCGGACGGCTTGCCGTCCGGGCTGCCCATTGTCCTGGGGGATCACCCGGGCGGCGATTTC
The sequence above is drawn from the Desulfovibrio sp. TomC genome and encodes:
- the tkt gene encoding transketolase, with translation MTTTAIDAKAVNTIKGLIMDATHKANSGHPGGAMSSADMAYVLFKDYLRFDPADPQWFARDRFVLSAGHESMLLYTLLHLRGLLTMEDLQHFRQFGSKTPGHPENYETPGVECTTGPLGQGFSMAVGMGVAEAMLRERLGDDIAGHYTYVLSSDGDVQTPVFQGSAALAGLWGLGRLIVLLDKNQIQLSGPVAICDHTDYTKLFESMGWHVVEIEGHDHDAIHAALDAARAETNRPSMIIGHTTIAKGACTMEGDSASHGAPFSENEIKATKKLLGLPEDKAFYLPPEVGQHFRARYPELTAARQAWNKALEAKLASDAAFEDLWRQAKRAPGNRSFAWPTFDPAKSVATRSAWGAALNAITDRFPLLVGGSADLDPSNQTEKFRKTTGVFSPEKPLGRTLCFGVREFPMGAIVNGIVLHGGLMAFGATFLIFSDYERNALRMAALQRIPALHVFTHDSFYVGEDGPTHEPIEQTSSLRLIPNMLVMRPADANETCACLQVALTRTNRPTCLLLTRQNLPVLDPAAYPGLAEGVTRGGYVLVEAPGGKPDLILLASGSEVSLAMAAAKLLPDLAIRIVSIPCMELFNEQPEDYKKSVLPPEVSFRFAAEAGRPELWCQYTGSLDRVHGISHFGASAPAEKLAEAYGFTPPALAAAIRKAWDNK
- the rpiB gene encoding ribose 5-phosphate isomerase B: MPKTIFIGSDHAGLELKAGLAAHVAAAGHTVVDLGPSEAKSVDYPDFAKAVCAKVLETPGSAGILVCGTGIGMSMAANRIPGIRAALCVNEYLARMTRLHNDANVLCLGERVIGQGLAASIADVFLDTAFEGGRHQRRVDMIETCCPALDA
- a CDS encoding lipoprotein insertase outer membrane protein LolB, with protein sequence MSCPVLLRLLLLAVLAAWVSGCAGIKPTAPPVADEAKTVYQTFLDAQAHLEPTQAFSLSGSLSFARGGKSGRLNYRFFGNYANPVRLDLTTPLGGAYAHLRETGGEFTAFVPGRDTVYTHADTRAGASRLGMPLPFTLRELAAILSGRLGELAPGRYAASKKVADGYEYAFSNDPRLSSLTLDFQGKPRHLTGRGIEPWQVAFEDDEAVPGLALIVARRLVLTTPGGATLTLRVKTIQPRPTPYPGADLELPVPPNVAVRPLDAAGDGNLLPDL
- a CDS encoding tetratricopeptide repeat protein; amino-acid sequence: MSEVHKRFSPARLPLFLVLALLPCLLSNSCASSRLARNAYAARGLSQAAEVSYQFLVYQDLLRQDRKEEAAVILAGLAASHPSPDLAVELANLYWGQNDREKATETLENARKAFPGSRQIVFYLANAYQMRRLNDQAIKVLETFLASHAADESAIQELASLCIDSGRHKEAAELLGRIPEANRDATVSYLMAKAANGAGHNKEAIRYLRAAVAQDAGLMVAWAELAGLLETEGDLKGAQEAYQRMLTLGEESPEVRAKLVRLAILQKNPTKAIALLKDGQTGKSQYLDAMSALVEAGYPKQAKQVLDLLQAAEPSSPDLPFYKAVLAYEGDKNPKAAMNVLAQVAPDNPNYDKSLTFRIQIASDIGDLPTARTLVREARERFPDRREFAGMEAALKDKSGDSAGAAKTLEEALVTWPDDLDLLYRYGVVLEKLKRRAEAKAVMERIVAKDAGHPDALNYLGYSLAEEGQDLDRALTMIDKALEKEPDNPFFLDSKAWALYRLKRMDEALATIEKAIAHKVKDAIIWEHYGDIAAAAGHKATAQKAYRSALELGSETPGAVKKKLEAL
- a CDS encoding sigma-70 family RNA polymerase sigma factor → MELQDDQDISPEDTDLDPVEPEVLDSADADDELPLDPDSIDDFQLPTPRTRSEGSLSTRDPLHLYLREIGKFPMLKPEEEQELARRVRDAGDQKAAFRLISSHLRLVVKIAMDFQRRWMQNVLDLIQEGNVGLMRAVTKFDPDKGIKFSYYAAYWIKAYILKYIMDNWRMVKIGTTQAQRKLFYNLNKERQRLQSLGFDPSASQLSLALNVTESDIVEMDQRLSGNDLSLDVSLGDDTTTTRLDFLPALTPGIEEILAGDEISQQLEKHIQSIRPKLNEKEIELLDNRILSDSPVTLREIGAKYGITRERVRQIESRLLEKLKDHLSKRIEDFSSDWIHKDE
- a CDS encoding homocysteine S-methyltransferase family protein, encoding MGDFRKALGDDGLLIFDGAMGTLLQGRGLSPGQSPELFGLAHPEAIMATHREYVQAGSRVITSNTFGGSRYKLPAGTDVVALNREMARAARQAAGPGVFVAGSVGPTGHFVAPLGKASLRDLVDAFAEQIRGLAEGGCDLIIGETHFDLAEAKAVILACRQVCSLPVAMCMTFEGAASLTGSSPEVFADAMENLGVDLIGVNCGQGPDDMRLVGEAFSRRLTTPFFVKPNAGMPRLENGCTVFPMGPEEFAQKTARFADLGAKALSGCCGTTPAHIAALAGSLAGRSWKRADTPDRPVLAITSRSLTVPVGGGSPLALIGERINPTGKPELAAELVAGEYAKALAFAEEQTTAGAHVLDVNVGAPMVDEVAVLPGLALELVKRQQLPLCLDSNNADALTAGLWAYPGTPLVNSISGEPGRMERLGPVCRDHGAPFILLPLKGRKLPVTAAERLAIIEELLAQADSLGIPRRLILVDALALTVSSKPEAAVACLETIRYCREKWGLPTVLGLSNISFGLPARELVNSAFFAMCLGAGMAAAIANPNVPRLMETLTAGEVLLGRDPQAGRFIGRYAGWKPNQGGGGATAAAAGASDDGESPLRRAVVHGRREEVLALVETALAEGRDPAKLLSDELIPGIMSVGERYERKEFFLPQLLAAAEAMRAGFSRLEPLLVETAGAAKARIVMATVEGDIHDIGKNIVCLMLKNHGFEVIDLGKDVSAERIVDAASQHGAAVIGLSALMTTTMVRMEDTVRLVRERGLAARIMVGGAVVTEAFAKSIGADAYAADAVDAVRQAKLLAGGV
- a CDS encoding TlpA family protein disulfide reductase, producing MRIRPLILTLLLLLAPATLACAQDAGTINGQGVLDAVVAAQGKVVVIDFFASWCKPCLMEIPDFIEARKHYPADQVVFIGISLDQDQGQYFRFVKQTPFNFPVHLADPDIINTFGVTMIPKTIIYDPTGQQALNHAGFMPGEMLRQVLDKLLAGGGK
- a CDS encoding N-acetyltransferase encodes the protein MSEYFIRKARIQDVKPIHALLMSCARKEFLLPRSFNQLYSHLRDFFVLAEHDVPGIRGCCALSICWDDIAEIRSLAVDENIQKQGWGGKLVEACLSDAVTLGIFRVFTLTYRPHFFERLGFVPVEKEQLPQKVWADCIHCPKFPECDENALLMEM
- the hpt gene encoding hypoxanthine phosphoribosyltransferase is translated as MSETLREVISEAAIAARVAELGREVSAHYAGLDVVMVGVLKGALPFMADLLRALDFCPDLDFVRVASYGAGVAPGELRFLMDLESDISGRHVLLVEDIVDTGRSLAYLSNMLEKRNPASVKVCTLLDKPYRREAAVTVDFVGFSAPPVFLVGYGMDIGERLRRLRGVYELIR
- a CDS encoding DUF3426 domain-containing protein; this translates as MIVQCPKCQAKFALPDDKIGSSGAKLRCGKCRNVFHVDPPDLPDAGGLTDFDFPDDLAPTPPRAGGAGAADRPGPAMPDDDIPAGLFHSESYDGGPAPKKGREPEPDLEDDFPGGPVKPGFSLDDVADLPLPGSRPSKERRKRVLILGSVLVVLVAATLAAVYFLDLWPGKKAAKNAAEPPAAETAAPAADAAKPAVDKPAAPTAPGAPAAQKPEETAKVKDIMLQNVRQYYVSNEKAGQLFVIEGKAVNNFKSPKEMIKLEASLFDEKGGTIIAKEELAGNTVSLFQLQVMTRDELKNALASQVGVLTNNTNIAPAGEVPFMMVFFDPPETVKEFGVKVVDAKDPPRQ